Genomic DNA from Leucobacter triazinivorans:
CCCCGGAACTGAACGTCGGCGATCTGCTCCTCGAGCCGATCGTCGAGCGCAGCAAGCACTTCGATCGGGAGGCGCTCGGCGAGCGCATCGCCGAGATGATGGACATCGTCGCGCTGCCGCTCGCCAAGCTGCAGGAGTACCCCTACGAGCTCTCGAAGGGGCAGCGGCAGCGCGTCGCGGTGATGCGCGCGCTGATGCTCGACCCCGCGCTGCTCATCGCCGACGAGCCGACGCTCGGCGTCGACGCGAACAATCGGCCCAAGATCGTCGATCTCCTGCGCTGGTACCGGGAGCGCACGGCCGCGACGATGCTCCTCATCAGCCACGACATCGGCATGCTCGAGGCGCTCGTGGAGAACGTGCTCGTGATGCAGCACGGACGCACCGTCGGGCACGGCGACATCAATGAGATCTTCCGCCACGCCGACCACGGCTACGTGCAGCTGCTCGCGCAAGCGCTGCGGGCCACCGCGTACGACGAGATCGCCGAGGAATAGCTCGCGGCCCGCCTGCGGGTGACCCGCCCGGGAGCGCGGCGCCGATTTGCAGAGGTATTTCCGCTCTTGTTAGGATGGAGGGGTTGCTTCGGCAATGATCCCCTGTAGCTCAGTTGGCAGAGCGCTTGACTGTTAATCAGGATGTCGCTGGTTCGAGCCCAGCCGGGGGAGCGGTCCAGCCCCTACCGAGAGGTAGGGGCTTTTCGCTATCCCGAGGAGGTCCGATGACCGAGACGCAGCGTCGCGGAGAGGCGCCGGACCTCTCCGGCCGCGTCATCGCGGTGGAGCCGTACGGCGCTCCAGAGATCCACGACACGGCCTGGCTCGCGCCGGGATCCGTCGTCGTCGGGGATGTGGCGATCGGTGCGGAGAGCAGCGTCTGGTACAACGCGGTGGTGCGCGGCGACTCGAACGCGGTGCGGATCGGCGAGCGGTGCAATCTGCAGGACGGGGTGGTGGTGCACACCCAGCGCGGCGACGGCGGCGCCGCGCTGATCGGCGACGATGTCTCTGTCGGACACAACGCCGTGCTGCACGGCGCGCGCATCGGGAACGGCTGCCTGATCGGCATGAACGCCACAGTGCTGAGCGGCGCCGTGGTGGGCGAGGGCGCGCTCGTCGCCGCCGGCGCACTGGTGCCCCAGGGAGCGGTGATCCCGCCCCACTCGCTCGTCGCGGGCGTCCCCGGACGGGTGGTCCGAGAATTGCGCGAGGAGGATCGCGAAGCGGTGCGGCACAACTCGGAGATCTACCTCGAATACACGCGGTACCACCGGGACGCGACGCGCGGCTGACGCGCCGATGTGCGAACGGGCGCCGGGTATGCACTATGATCGTTGAGGTGCTGCCGCACCGCACGTGCTGCTCGCAGCTCGGGGATGTAGCTCAATGGTAGAGCCTCAGTCTTCCAAACTGATTACGCGGGTTCGATTCCCGTCATCCCCTCCGATTCCGCCTCGCCTCGGAGCGGCGACGACCGCTCCACACGATCGCACCGCATCGGGTCCGGATGCCGCCGCCCGGCCGGGACCGGCCCGTGCGCCGGCGCCCGACCCGTTCGCCCGCACGCGGCACACCCCCGCAGGTGCATCTTTCCGGACGGTTTCGGCTAGACTTGCTCGGGTTGCGCGCTTTCGCGCGCGCCGAACTGTGAATCCTGCGGGTTCCGGGGCGTAGCTCAGCTTGGCTAGAGCGCCCGCTTTGGGAGCGGGAGGTCGCAGGTTCGAATCCTGTCGCCCCGACCAGGGCCATCCGGTCCGATACGCAGCACGACACTCCGACGATGAGAGGCCAAATTGCCCAAGACGACCGCTGAGAAGCTCACTCCGACCCGCGCCAAGCTGAGCGTCGAGGTCTCGCTCGACGAACTGGAGCCCTACCTCAAGCAGGCGTACCAGACGATCGCCGATCAGGTCTCGATCCCCGGCTTCCGCAAGGGCAAGGTCCCCGCGCCGATCATCGATCAGCGCATCGGTCGCGAGGCCGTGATCCAGGAGGCCGTCAACGCCTCGCTCGACGACTTCTACCAGTCCGCCCTCGAGGAGGCCGGCGAGCGCCCCATGGGCCGTCCCACTGCGGATGTCGAGCGGTGGCTGGACGCCAAGGACGCGTCGAGCTCGCTCCTCCTCGCCTTCGAGGTCGAGGTGCGTCCGGAGTTCGAGCTGCCGAACTACGACGGTCTCAAGCTGACCGTCGACAACGCGAAGGTCGATGACGACGCGGTCGATGCGGAGCTCACGAAGCTCCGCGAGCGGTTCGGCACCCTGGTGACCGTGGACCGTCCCGCGAAGCACGGCGACTTCGTCGAGCTCGATCTCACCGCGAAGATCGACGGGACCG
This window encodes:
- a CDS encoding ATP-binding cassette domain-containing protein, with protein sequence MAKPVVEADPIVRVSDLSLSYPAHAGGREFEAVEGVSFDLARGGVMALLGESGSGKSTLARFLAGRGSDAGDRSARIRLTGGAASVMDVSLRRLGRRAGARLTAYVGHLGQDAGATLTPELNVGDLLLEPIVERSKHFDREALGERIAEMMDIVALPLAKLQEYPYELSKGQRQRVAVMRALMLDPALLIADEPTLGVDANNRPKIVDLLRWYRERTAATMLLISHDIGMLEALVENVLVMQHGRTVGHGDINEIFRHADHGYVQLLAQALRATAYDEIAEE
- a CDS encoding gamma carbonic anhydrase family protein, with protein sequence MTETQRRGEAPDLSGRVIAVEPYGAPEIHDTAWLAPGSVVVGDVAIGAESSVWYNAVVRGDSNAVRIGERCNLQDGVVVHTQRGDGGAALIGDDVSVGHNAVLHGARIGNGCLIGMNATVLSGAVVGEGALVAAGALVPQGAVIPPHSLVAGVPGRVVRELREEDREAVRHNSEIYLEYTRYHRDATRG